A portion of the Rhizoctonia solani chromosome 6, complete sequence genome contains these proteins:
- a CDS encoding Reverse transcriptase (RNA-dependent DNA polymerase) encodes MSEFVNIAMDSNKKPLLFLDMILRDFPTEPIKTLVDSGATSNFISPSLVEKLKIPKTQLKNPRVVRMLDGTISQTGRIWHQVQLAVSANGHPHTIPFLVCPIGNTPAILGMTWLTQESPLIDWTLGTVTFPEQAQIASEEEADSNPLADLPSQYHEFAKVFGEEEFKVLPPHRDYDIAIDLTPDAKLTPGPIYGMTNAESKALKQHIDEELATGKIRPSTSSAGAPVMFVKKADGSLQLVVDYRKLNEVTHKNVYPLPRQDDLMAKLRHAKIFTKLDLRWGYNNVRIKEGDEWKTAFRTKYGLFEYLVMPFGLTNAPAAFQHFMNDLFRDLIDVTVVIYLDDILIFSEKPEDHPAHVREVLSRLMKNQLFCKLSKCHFHVTTVDYLGIVISPTGFSMDQKKIEAVTSWPQPKTVKQVQAFLGFVNYLRQFIPNFSSVARPLHNLTRKETPWSWGNPEEEAFQELKRLVTRAPVLIHSNPSLPYYLETDASGVAMGAILSQRGEDNCLHPVAYMSKSFSGAEANYDTHDKELLAVIKALEEWQYWMQARTFNCRHARWRIFLSDFNFEIHYQPGKQSGKPDALSRRADYVDNPSEPEVMLPAEVFANTSEEELEIVMEIRTKLREDPSLEPIIQFLTEDADNAPPSIRKAYRDYDWEEDLLWYRGKLVVPDSEPLKERLLRGFHNSPLAGHPGQQRTLELLNRNYWWPGMKSSAKEWVECCPTCQANRRAHAPVISLKPLEVPPFPFHTISYDFITGFPKSNGYDAILVVIDSFSKFGHFIPTTKKVTAKGLADLFITHVWKLHGLPVKTVSDRGTTFTGKFLRALYQRLGINPAFSSAYHPESDGQTERVNQFIEFYLRSYVAADHSDWATWLPLAEYAYNNARHSATGRTPFELVYGRSPVMSPSNVPANVPEADQVADTLAKEWKEAESALRMTKERMAGVKGTIPEYVVGEKVWLDGKNVELRTNSNKLDPKQLGPFEVTEKISTHAYRLKLPETLKIHDVFYVGLLSKVHESPSQPLPERPPPETIEGEEEYEVERIIDSKRQQGKWFYLIKWKGYGPEDNSWEPEELLEHSQEEIKRFNQARLKKARDAAKSL; translated from the exons ATGTCtgagtttgtaaatattgccaTGGACTCGAATAAAAAACCCCTCCTCTTTTTAGACATGATACTACGTGATTTTCCGACGGAACCTATAAAAACCCTGGtggactcaggagccacttcCAATTTCATATCCCCCTCATTAGTAGAAAAACtgaaaataccaaaaacccaactcaaaaatccacgagttgtgaggatgctagatggtacaatatcccagactggtcgcatatggcaccaggttcaacttgcggtttcggccaatggccacccacataccattcctttcctagtGTGCCCCATTGGGAACACGCCcgccatacttggcatgacatggctcactcaggagtctcccctcattgactggaCCCTAGGCACCGTtaccttccctgaacaagcacagattgcctcggaagaagaagctgactCCAACCCCCTAGCGGACCTCCCCTCTCAATATCACGAGTTTGCCAAAgtatttggcgaagaagagttcaaggtTTTGCCTCCTCACCGGGATTACGACATTGCAATAGACCTTACCCCCGACGCAAAGTTAACTCCAGGCCCCATATATGGAATGACCAATGCAGAGTCCAAAGCCCtaaaacaacacattgacgaggAACTGGCAACGGGtaagatccgccctagtacctcctcggCAGGCGctccggtcatgtttgtgaaaaaggcagatggctccCTCCAATTGGTCGTTGATTATAGGAAGCTGAATGAGGTTACCCACAAAAACGTCTATCCCCTACCAAGACAGgacgacctcatggcaaaACTCAGGCACGCAAAGATCTTTACCAAGTTGGATttacgctggggttacaacaatgtacgcatcaaggaaggagacgaatggaagacggcctttagaaccaaatatggcctctttgaatatctagtcatgccctttggtctcaccaatgcccctgcagcgttccaacactttatgaacgaTCTATTTAGGGACCTGATTGACGTAACTGTGGTGATTTACTTAGACGACATCCTCATCTTTTCGGAAAAGCCAGAAGACCATCCAgcccatgtcagggaggtACTATCCCGTCTTATGAAGaatcaactgttctgcaagctgtccaaatgccatttccacgtgACCACAGTCGACTACctgggcattgtcatatcccctaCAGGCTTTtctatggatcagaagaaaatTGAGGCAGTAACGTCATGGCCACagcccaaaacagtcaaacaagtccaagcgtTCCTAGGGTTCGTAAACTACCTCCGCCAATTCATCCCAAATTTCAGCTCCGTCGCACGACcactccacaacctcaccagaaaggaaaccccctggtcatggggtaacccagaggaagaagcgttcCAGGAGTTGAAACGTCTAGTTACCCGGGCACCCGTGcttatccattccaaccctagtctcccctactaccttgaaacagacgcgtcaggagtagccatgggagcaatccttAGTCAAAGAGGGGAGGATAATTGCTTACACCCAGTAGCCTatatgtcaaaatccttctctggtgctgaggccaattacgacacccatgacaaggaactcctagccGTCATCAAGGCCCTAGAGGAgtggc aatattggatgcaggccagAACCTTCAATTGCAGGCACGCccgatggcgcatattcttaAGCGACTttaactttgagatccactaccaaccagggaaacagtcggGTAAACCGGATGCACTGTCCAGGCGAGCAGACTATGTTGATAACCCctcagaaccagaagtcatgctccccgcagaagtctttgccaacacgtcagaagaagaattggAAATTGTCATGGAGATCCGCACTAAGCTCAGGGAAGACCCATCCCTTGAACccattatccaattcctcacagaGGACGCAGACAACGCTCCCCCCTCCATTCGTAAGGCATATAgagattatgactgggaagaagacctcctTTGGTATCGTGGAAAACTAGTGGTCCCGGACTCAGAACCCTTGAAGGAGCGATTGTTAAGGGGGTTCCacaactcacccctggcaggacaccctggGCAACAGAGAACCCTAGAACTCCTGAaccgcaactactggtggccaggaatgaagtcatctgctaaggaatgggtagaatgctgccctacctgccaagccaaccgcCGCGCACACGCCCCCGTCATctccctaaaacccttagaagtccccCCGTTCCCTTTCCATACaatatcctatgacttcatcacaggattccctaaGTCTAACGGGTACGATGCGATTCTAGTTgtaattgactccttctccaagtttggccacttcatTCCAACAACAAAGAAAgtcacagccaagggcctAGCAGATCTATTCATCACCCACGTTTGGAAACTACACGGACTACCAGTCAAGACAGTCTCAGACCGCGGAACCacgttcacagggaaatttctaagggcactgtaccaacgccttgggatCAACCCagccttctcctcagcctaccacccggagtcggacggacaaacggaaagagtgaaccagttcatcgaATTCTATCTTAGATCCTATGTGGCGGCAGACCATTCAGACTGGGCAACCTGGTTACCACTAGCAGAATATGCTTACAACAACGCTAGACACTCGGCTACCGGGAGaaccccctttgaacttGTCTATGGAAGAAGCCCCGTCATGAGCCCGTCCAACGTGCCGGctaacgtcccagaagccgaTCAGGTAGCAGACACCCTGGcaaaggaatggaaagaggcGGAATCCGCACTCAGGATGACCAAGGAACGTATGGCAGGGGTAAAAGGAACAATCCCAGAATACGTTGTGGGTGAAAAAGTATGGCTGGATGGAAAGAATGTCGAGCTTAGGACCAACTCAAACAAATTGGACCCTAAACAGCTAGGACCCTTTGAAGTCACAGAAAAAATTTCCacccacgcctaccgcctcAAGTTGCCGGAAACTCTTAAAATCCACGATGTCTTCTACGTGGGCCTATTGTCCAAGGTCCATGAGTCCCCAAGTCAGCCGCTCCCTGAACGACCCCCTCCAGAAacaattgagggggaagaagaatacgaagtaGAAAGgatcattgactcaaaaaggcaacaaggcaaatggttttacctgataaaatggaagggctacggaccagaagacaattcttgggagccagaagaactgttagagcacagccaggaagaaatcaaacgcttcaaccaagctagactcaaaaaggctcgtgacgccgccaagagcctttaa